Genomic DNA from Spirochaetales bacterium:
TAATAACCGGAATTGAATATTCAAACAATCGTCTTCCACTATCGTCATTAATATGAGTCATTATACACTATATTTGGAAAAAATGCACTCATTAATCGTGTTTCGGCGTTTTTAGTACCAGACCGTCAATGTGAATGAATATTCCGAAATCGACGATGATTTTACTGTAAATGCAATTTTTTATCCTTTTTTTTGCAAGCATATAAATAAGTACCATGTAACATTAATGTGAAGTAATCGACAGTAAATACACTAAGGAGATATAATCATGAAATATACGATTACCGTCATTGCCCTGTTACTGGCCCCGTGCGTGATCTTTTCACAGAGTTTTGCCCTGGGTGACGCGAACCACAGCGGGACAATCGATATCGTCGACGCCCTGATAACGGCCCAATATTATGTCGACCTGAATCCGTCCAATTTTTATATCGAACAGGCGGATGTCGATTGCGCGAACGGGATTACCATCGTGGATTCCCTCCTGATCGCACGGTATTATGTGGGACTTATCTCCGAGTTCCCCTGCGAACAGGCGACACCGGAACCGACGCCGGATTACGGAACCCCCGCACCGGTTGAAGCATCCGGACTTCCGACCCCATTGACCGGCGGCGTTCCCAGACCGGCGGGTAATCCGGGAAACCTCGTTGTCCTTGACTGGGCCGGTTTCAAGGGTGCGGTTTCCTATACCTTCGACGACGCGAACTCCTCCCAGATCAACAACTACCAGACATTGAACTCACTCGATGTTCCGTTTACCTTCTATCTCTGGACCGGGAAAAGCGAGGCATCGAACACCATCTGGGCACAGGCGGTCGCAGACGGCCACGAACTCGGCAACCACACGCAAAGCCATCAAAGCAATGCGTCGGCTTCCGATGTGGATGCGGCGACAACCTTCATCCGGCAGAAGTTCGGCGTCATCCCGTATACGATGGCGGCCCCGTACGGCGATACCAGCTACGTGAGTGTCGCCGAAACACGGTTTCTCTTAAACCGCGGAGTGAGCGGCGGTTCGATAGGTCCGAATGACGGCTC
This window encodes:
- a CDS encoding polysaccharide deacetylase family protein; translated protein: MKYTITVIALLLAPCVIFSQSFALGDANHSGTIDIVDALITAQYYVDLNPSNFYIEQADVDCANGITIVDSLLIARYYVGLISEFPCEQATPEPTPDYGTPAPVEASGLPTPLTGGVPRPAGNPGNLVVLDWAGFKGAVSYTFDDANSSQINNYQTLNSLDVPFTFYLWTGKSEASNTIWAQAVADGHELGNHTQSHQSNASASDVDAATTFIRQKFGVIPYTMAAPYGDTSYVSVAETRFLLNRGVSGGSIGPNDGSNPFNLPCHIPAQGAQAGALNSPVDSARSAGKWQIYCIHGFTGGNDGAYQPFDLDQFTSSVNHAKSLGDMWIDTALNIGAYWRAQQMLSSVSPVTSGSEMMWQWTLPNHFPPGKYLRVKVDGGTIIQNGSPLVWDDHGYYEISLDAGSLTLSR